The following proteins are encoded in a genomic region of Magallana gigas chromosome 1, xbMagGiga1.1, whole genome shotgun sequence:
- the LOC136271178 gene encoding scavenger receptor class F member 2-like, which translates to MSGFMGSECIKECQDGYFGENCIRECPDKCYSCNKSSGICDLGCHPGYKGTYCTEECDGGLFGVNCSMPCGHCRNNQQCHHINGTCVDGCDQGYMGDNCTKECMNGRFGYDCLKNCSSLCVNRTCEKKTGSCKQVIKRDIRV; encoded by the exons ATGAGTGGCTTTATGGGCTCAGAATGCATAAAAg AGTGCCAGGATGGATATTTTGGAGAAAACTGTATACGGGAATGCCCTGATAAATGCTACAGCTGTAACAAATCTTCTGGTATTTGTGATCTGGGATGTCATCCGGGATATAAAGGGACATACTGTACAGAAG AATGTGATGGTGGACTTTTTGGAGTGAACTGTAGCATGCCATGTGGACACTGTCGTAATAACCAACAATGCCATCATATAAACGGAACATGTGTAGATGGATGTGACCAAGGGTATATGGGTGACAACTGCACGAAAG AGTGTATGAACGGTCGTTTTGGCTACGACTGTCTTAAAAATTGCAGTTCGCTTTGCGTGAACAGAACTTGTGAAAAGAAAACCGGCAGTTGCAAACAGGTTATCAAACGAGATATTCGTGTTTAA